Proteins encoded by one window of Arabidopsis thaliana chromosome 2, partial sequence:
- the HA1 gene encoding H[+]-ATPase 1: MWNPLSWVMEAAALMAIALANGDNRPPDWQDFVGIICLLVINSTISFIEENNAGNAAAALMAGLAPKTKVLRDGKWSEQEAAILVPGDIVSIKLGDIIPADARLLEGDPLKVDQSALTGESLPVTKHPGQEVFSGSTCKQGEIEAVVIATGVHTFFGKAAHLVDSTNQVGHFQKVLTSIGNFCICSIAIGIAIEIVVMYPIQHRKYRDGIDNLLVLLIGGIPIAMPTVLSVTMAIGSHRLSQQGAITKRMTAIEEMAGMDVLCSDKTGTLTLNKLSVDKNLVEVFCKGVEKDQVLLFAAMASRVENQDAIDAAMVGMLADPKEARAGIREVHFLPFNPVDKRTALTYIDSDGNWHRVSKGAPEQILDLANARPDLRKKVLSCIDKYAERGLRSLAVARQVVPEKTKESPGGPWEFVGLLPLFDPPRHDSAETIRRALNLGVNVKMITGDQLAIGKETGRRLGMGTNMYPSAALLGTDKDSNIASIPVEELIEKADGFAGVFPEHKYEIVKKLQERKHIVGMTGDGVNDAPALKKADIGIAVADATDAARGASDIVLTEPGLSVIISAVLTSRAIFQRMKNYTIYAVSITIRIVFGFMLIALIWEFDFSAFMVLIIAILNDGTIMTISKDRVKPSPTPDSWKLKEIFATGIVLGGYQAIMSVIFFWAAHKTDFFSDKFGVRSIRDNNDELMGAVYLQVSIISQALIFVTRSRSWSFVERPGALLMIAFVIAQLVATLIAVYADWTFAKVKGIGWGWAGVIWIYSIVTYFPQDILKFAIRYILSGKAWASLFDNRTAFTTKKDYGIGEREAQWAQAQRTLHGLQPKEDVNIFPEKGSYRELSEIAEQAKRRAEIARLRELHTLKGHVESVAKLKGLDIDTAGHHYTV, translated from the exons ATGTGGAATCCGCTTTCATGGGTTATGGAAGCTGCAGCTCTCATGGCCATTGCTTTGGCTAATGGTGATAATCGACCTCCGGATTGGCAAGATTTTGTGGGTATTATCTGTCTGCTTGTTATCAACTCCACAATCAGTttcattgaagaaaacaacGCCGGAAATGCTGCAGCTGCTCTCATGGCTGGTCTTGCTCCTAAAACCAAG gTTCTTAGGGATGGAAAATGGAGTGAACAAGAGGCTGCTATCCTTGTCCCAGGTGATATTGTTAGCATTAAACTTGGAGACATTATCCCAGCCGATGCCCGTCTTCTTGAAGGAGATCCTTTAAAGGTTGATCAGTCTGCTCTAACTGGAGAGTCCCTTCCTGTGACCAAGCACCCTGGTCAAGAAGTTTTCTCTGGTTCAACTTGTAAACAAGGAGAAATCGAAGCGGTTGTTATAGCCACTGGAGTTCACACCTTCTTTGGTAAAGCTGCTCACCTTGTGGACAGCACTAACCAAGTTGGGCACTTCCAGAAAGTTCTTACATCCATTGGAAACTTCTGTATCTGTTCTATTGCTATTGGTATAGCGATTGAAATAGTCGTCATGTACCCTATCCAACACCGAAAGTACAGAGATGGAATTGACAATCTCTTGGTCCTCTTGATCGGTGGTATCCCCATTGCTATGCCCACGGTCTTGTCTGTGACTATGGCTATCGGGTCTCACAGGTTGTCTCAGCAAGGTGCTATCACCAAACGTATGACAGCCATTGAAGAAATGGCGGGAATGGATGTCCTTTGCAGTGACAAAACCGGGACACTAACCCTTAATAAATTGAGTGTGGATAAAAACTTGGTTGAGGTTTTCTGCAAGGGTGTGGAGAAAGATCAAGTTCTACTATTTGCAGCTATGGCTTCTAGGGTGGAGAACCAGGACGCTATTGATGCAGCCATGGTTGGAATGCTTGCTGATCCGAAAGAG GCCCGAGCTGGAATCAGAGAGGTTCACTTCCTTCCATTCAACCCTGTGGATAAGAGAACTGCTTTGACTTACATCGACTCTGATGGTAACTGGCACAGAGTCAGCAAAGGTGCTCCCGAGCAG ATCCTTGACCTTGCCAATGCCAGGCCTGACCTTAGGAAGAAGGTACTCTCTTGTATTGACAAGTACGCTGAGCGCGGTCTTAGGTCGTTGGCAGTAGCTCGTCAG GTGGTACccgagaaaacaaaagaaagccCAGGTGGACCATGGGAATTTGTTGGCTTGTTGCCTCTTTTTGACCCTCCAAGACACGACAGTGCCGAAACCATTCGTAGGGCGTTGAATCTAGGTGTTAATGTGAAGATGATCACTG GTGATCAACTTGCTATTGGTAAGGAAACCGGTCGCAGGCTTGGAATGGGAACCAATATGTATCCATCTGCGGCTCTTCTCGGTACCGACAAGGACTCGAACATTGCATCCATCCCTGTTGAGGAGTTGATCGAGAAGGCTGATGGGTTTGCCGGCGTCTTTCCAG AGCACAAATATGAAATTGTGAAAAAGCTGCAGGAGAGGAAGCACATTGTTGGTATGACCGGTGATGGTGTTAATGATGCACCCGCTTTGAAGAAAGCAGATATCGGTATTGCTGTGGCCGATGCTACAGATGCTGCTCGTGGTGCTTCAGATATCGTCCTCACGGAACCTGGGCTGAGTGTCATCATCAGTGCCGTTCTCACTAGCAGAGCTATCTTCCAGAGAATGAAGAACTACACC ATTTATGCAGTCTCAATCACAATCCGTATTGTG TTTGGTTTCATGCTTATTGCTTTGATATGGGAATTTGACTTCTCAGCGTTCATGGTTCTGATTATTGCCATCCTTAATGATG GTACTATCATGACAATCTCAAAGGACAGAGTCAAGCCATCTCCCACACCTGATAGCTGGAAGCTCAAAGAAATTTTCGCCACTGGAATTGTGCTGGGAGGCTACCAAGCCATTATGAGTGTTATTTTCTTCTGGGCTGCTCACAAGACCGACTTTTTCTCG GACAAGTTCGGTGTGAGGTCAATCAGGGACAATAACGATGAACTAATGGGTGCTGTGTATCTACAAGTTAGTATCATCAGTCAAGCTCTAATCTTTGTCACCAGGTCAAGGAGTTGGTCATTTGTCGAACGTCCTGGGGCGCTTCTGATGATTGCATTCGTCATTGCACAACTG GTTGCAACTTTGATCGCAGTGTATGCCGACTGGACATTTGCAAAGGTGAAGGGTATCGGTTGGGGATGGGCAGGTGTGATTTGGATTTACAGTATCGTAACATACTTCCCACAGGACATTTTGAAGTTTGCCATTCGGTATATCTTGAGTGGAAAGGCTTGGGCCAGCTTGTTTGACAACAGG ACCGCTTTCACAACCAAGAAAGATTACGGtattggagaaagagaagctcAATGGGCACAAGCTCAAAGGACATTGCACGGTCTGCAGCCAAAAGAAGATGTTAATATCTTCCCAGAGAAAGGAAGTTACAGAGAGCTGTCTGAGATCGCAGAGCAAGCCAAGAGAAGGGCCGAGATAGCTAG GCTTAGGGAGCTTCACACATTGAAGGGACATGTGGAATCAGTCGCAAAGCTAAAGGGATTGGACATTGATACAGCAGGACATCACTACACTGTGTAG
- a CDS encoding Peroxidase superfamily protein (Peroxidase superfamily protein; FUNCTIONS IN: peroxidase activity, heme binding; INVOLVED IN: oxidation reduction, response to oxidative stress; LOCATED IN: endomembrane system; EXPRESSED IN: 6 plant structures; EXPRESSED DURING: LP.04 four leaves visible, petal differentiation and expansion stage; CONTAINS InterPro DOMAIN/s: Haem peroxidase (InterPro:IPR010255), Plant peroxidase (InterPro:IPR000823), Peroxidases heam-ligand binding site (InterPro:IPR019793), Peroxidase, active site (InterPro:IPR019794), Haem peroxidase, plant/fungal/bacterial (InterPro:IPR002016); BEST Arabidopsis thaliana protein match is: Peroxidase family protein (TAIR:AT4G30170.1); Has 4579 Blast hits to 4551 proteins in 298 species: Archae - 0; Bacteria - 4; Metazoa - 4; Fungi - 207; Plants - 4299; Viruses - 0; Other Eukaryotes - 65 (source: NCBI BLink).) → MKNQSSFSIVALLLIFFSSSVFAQLQTNFYRKSCPNVETIVRNAVRQKFQQTFVTAPATLRLFFHDCFVRGCDASILLASPSEKDHPDDKSLAGDGFDTVAKAKQALDRDPNCRNKVSCADILALATRDVVVLTGGPNYPVELGRRDGRLSTVASVQHSLPQPSFKLDQLNTMFARHGLSQTDMIALSGAHTIGFAHCGKFSKRIYNFSPKRPIDPTLNIRYALQLRQMCPIRVDLRIAINMDPTSPNTFDNAYFKNLQKGMGLFTSDQVLFSDERSRSTVNSFASSEATFRQAFISAITKLGRVGVKTGNAGEIRRDCSRVN, encoded by the exons ATGAAGAACCAAAGCAGCTTCTCCATTGttgctcttcttctcattttcttttcctcatcTGTCTTTGCTCAGCTGCAGACAAATTTTTACCGGAAGTCATGTCCTAACGTGGAAACTATTGTCCGCAATGCCGTCCGCCAAAAGTTCCAGCAGACTTTTGTTACGGCTCCGGCCACCCTCCGCCTTTTCTTCCATGATTGCTTCGTCcgt GGATGTGATGCTTCGATATTGCTGGCATCACCATCTGAGAAGGATCACCCTGATGACAAGTCACTAGCCGGAGACGGGTTTGATACGGTGGCAAAGGCAAAGCAGGCCCTTGATAGGGACCCCAACTGCCGTAACAAAGTCTCATGCGCTGACATTTTGGCTCTCGCCACTCGTGACGTCGTCGTTTTG ACCGGAGGACCGAACTATCCGGTAGAGCTAGGGAGGAGAGACGGCAGACTATCGACAGTGGCTAGCGTTCAACACAGTCTACCCCAGCCTAGTTTCAAATTGGACCAACTTAACACTATGTTCGCTCGTCACGGTCTATCCCAAACCGATATGATTGCACTCTCAG GAGCACATACTATAGGATTCGCACATTGTGGCAAGTTTTCGAAAAGAATTTACAATTTTAGTCCTAAACGTCCAATTGATCCGACTTTGAATATTCGTTACGCCTTACAATTGAGACAAATGTGCCCCATTCGGGTCGACTTGAGGATCGCAATTAACATGGATCCTACTTCTCCAAATACATTTGACAATGCTTATTTCAAAAACCTCCAAAAAGGGATGGGTTTGTTCACGTCAGATCAAGTTTTGTTCTCTGATGAACGATCTAGATCAACTGTCAATTCATTTGCTTCTAGTGAAGCAACTTTTAGACAAGCTTTTATTTCGGCTATAACGAAGTTGGGTCGGGTTGGAGTTAAAACCGGTAACGCGGGTGAGATAAGACGGGATTGTTCACGTGTTAATTAg
- a CDS encoding uncharacterized protein (unknown protein; Has 3 Blast hits to 3 proteins in 1 species: Archae - 0; Bacteria - 0; Metazoa - 0; Fungi - 0; Plants - 3; Viruses - 0; Other Eukaryotes - 0 (source: NCBI BLink).) produces MRKPCLLHVSRVLVWLERKDSLSLVYNLPLHVKFVCFVGTLTGRYLYRAKTHEREKEKEMVW; encoded by the exons ATGCGAAAGCCATGTCTACTTCATGTTTCACG GGTTCTTGTTTGGTTGGAGAGAAAAGACTCgctttctcttgtttataaTTTGCCTCTCCATGTGAAATTTGTTTGCTTCGTCGGAACTCTAACAGGGAGATACTTATATAGAGCAAAAACTcacgagagagagaaagagaaagagatggttTGGTAA
- a CDS encoding transcription factor/transcription regulator (BEST Arabidopsis thaliana protein match is: sequence-specific DNA binding transcription factors;transcription regulators (TAIR:AT4G30180.1); Has 30201 Blast hits to 17322 proteins in 780 species: Archae - 12; Bacteria - 1396; Metazoa - 17338; Fungi - 3422; Plants - 5037; Viruses - 0; Other Eukaryotes - 2996 (source: NCBI BLink).), translated as MERQIINKRKRVFSLQPNKNPKAVFARRYVSHLVPALKKINMNKSSSKTNKQSLEQTVKHEVDMAFALSAQEFAWSRFLQQKLLSSPYDDPISTSSSPSEILERSSKRQGGEKHQDSDEEEEGGEIKKRLKELQKLLPGGEEMNMEEILSEIGSYIVCLELQMIVLKSIVQDNTS; from the coding sequence ATGGAGAGGCAAAttataaacaagagaaagcGAGTCTTTTCTCTCCAACCAAACAAGAACCCTAAGGCAGTTTTCGCAAGAAGATACGTGAGTCACTTGGTTCCAGCTCTTAAAAAGATCAACATGAACAAATCCTCttcaaaaaccaacaaacaaagtttagAACAAACCGTGAAACATGAAGTAGACATGGCTTTCGCATTGTCTGCTCAAGAATTCGCGTGGAGCCGTTTCTTGCAACAGAAGCTATTATCTTCCCCTTATGATGATCCAATTAGCACTAGTAGTTCTCCTTCCGAGATTCTAGAAAGATCGAGCAAGAGACAAGGTGGAGAAAAACACCAAGACagcgacgaagaagaagaaggaggagagatcaagaagagattgaaggaATTGCAGAAGCTTTTGCCAGGTGGAGAAGAGATGAACATGGAGGAGATTTTGAGTGAGATTGGAAGCTACATTGTATGTCTTGAATTGCAGatgattgttttaaaatctattgTACAAGATAATACTTCttga
- the HA1 gene encoding H[+]-ATPase 1 (H(+)-ATPase 1 (HA1); FUNCTIONS IN: protein binding, ATPase activity, hydrogen-exporting ATPase activity, phosphorylative mechanism; INVOLVED IN: response to water deprivation, proton transport, response to abscisic acid stimulus, regulation of stomatal movement; LOCATED IN: nucleus, plasma membrane, vacuole, membrane; EXPRESSED IN: 28 plant structures; EXPRESSED DURING: 16 growth stages; CONTAINS InterPro DOMAIN/s: ATPase, P-type, ATPase-associated domain (InterPro:IPR008250), ATPase, P-type cation-transporter, N-terminal (InterPro:IPR004014), Haloacid dehalogenase-like hydrolase (InterPro:IPR005834), ATPase, P-type, H+ transporting proton pump (InterPro:IPR000695), ATPase, P-type, K/Mg/Cd/Cu/Zn/Na/Ca/Na/H-transporter (InterPro:IPR001757), ATPase, P-type, plasma-membrane proton-efflux (InterPro:IPR006534), ATPase, P-type phosphorylation site (InterPro:IPR018303); BEST Arabidopsis thaliana protein match is: H(+)-ATPase 2 (TAIR:AT4G30190.1); Has 37421 Blast hits to 33000 proteins in 3185 species: Archae - 713; Bacteria - 23967; Metazoa - 3870; Fungi - 2594; Plants - 1874; Viruses - 3; Other Eukaryotes - 4400 (source: NCBI BLink).): MSGLEDIKNETVDLEKIPIEEVFQQLKCTREGLTTQEGEDRIVIFGPNKLEEKKESKILKFLGFMWNPLSWVMEAAALMAIALANGDNRPPDWQDFVGIICLLVINSTISFIEENNAGNAAAALMAGLAPKTKVLRDGKWSEQEAAILVPGDIVSIKLGDIIPADARLLEGDPLKVDQSALTGESLPVTKHPGQEVFSGSTCKQGEIEAVVIATGVHTFFGKAAHLVDSTNQVGHFQKVLTSIGNFCICSIAIGIAIEIVVMYPIQHRKYRDGIDNLLVLLIGGIPIAMPTVLSVTMAIGSHRLSQQGAITKRMTAIEEMAGMDVLCSDKTGTLTLNKLSVDKNLVEVFCKGVEKDQVLLFAAMASRVENQDAIDAAMVGMLADPKEARAGIREVHFLPFNPVDKRTALTYIDSDGNWHRVSKGAPEQILDLANARPDLRKKVLSCIDKYAERGLRSLAVARQVVPEKTKESPGGPWEFVGLLPLFDPPRHDSAETIRRALNLGVNVKMITGDQLAIGKETGRRLGMGTNMYPSAALLGTDKDSNIASIPVEELIEKADGFAGVFPEHKYEIVKKLQERKHIVGMTGDGVNDAPALKKADIGIAVADATDAARGASDIVLTEPGLSVIISAVLTSRAIFQRMKNYTIYAVSITIRIVFGFMLIALIWEFDFSAFMVLIIAILNDGTIMTISKDRVKPSPTPDSWKLKEIFATGIVLGGYQAIMSVIFFWAAHKTDFFSDKFGVRSIRDNNDELMGAVYLQVSIISQALIFVTRSRSWSFVERPGALLMIAFVIAQLVATLIAVYADWTFAKVKGIGWGWAGVIWIYSIVTYFPQDILKFAIRYILSGKAWASLFDNRTAFTTKKDYGIGEREAQWAQAQRTLHGLQPKEDVNIFPEKGSYRELSEIAEQAKRRAEIARLRELHTLKGHVESVAKLKGLDIDTAGHHYTV; this comes from the exons ATGTCAGGTCTCGAAGATATCAAGAACGAGACCGTTGATCTG GAAAAAATTCCGATTGAGGAAGTTTTCCAGCAGCTAAAATGTACAAGGGAAGGATTGACAACGCAGGAAGGGGAAGACAGGATTGTGATATTTGGCCCCAACAAGCTCgaagagaagaag GAAAGCAAAATTCTGAAGTTTCTGGGGTTCATGTGGAATCCGCTTTCATGGGTTATGGAAGCTGCAGCTCTCATGGCCATTGCTTTGGCTAATGGTGATAATCGACCTCCGGATTGGCAAGATTTTGTGGGTATTATCTGTCTGCTTGTTATCAACTCCACAATCAGTttcattgaagaaaacaacGCCGGAAATGCTGCAGCTGCTCTCATGGCTGGTCTTGCTCCTAAAACCAAG gTTCTTAGGGATGGAAAATGGAGTGAACAAGAGGCTGCTATCCTTGTCCCAGGTGATATTGTTAGCATTAAACTTGGAGACATTATCCCAGCCGATGCCCGTCTTCTTGAAGGAGATCCTTTAAAGGTTGATCAGTCTGCTCTAACTGGAGAGTCCCTTCCTGTGACCAAGCACCCTGGTCAAGAAGTTTTCTCTGGTTCAACTTGTAAACAAGGAGAAATCGAAGCGGTTGTTATAGCCACTGGAGTTCACACCTTCTTTGGTAAAGCTGCTCACCTTGTGGACAGCACTAACCAAGTTGGGCACTTCCAGAAAGTTCTTACATCCATTGGAAACTTCTGTATCTGTTCTATTGCTATTGGTATAGCGATTGAAATAGTCGTCATGTACCCTATCCAACACCGAAAGTACAGAGATGGAATTGACAATCTCTTGGTCCTCTTGATCGGTGGTATCCCCATTGCTATGCCCACGGTCTTGTCTGTGACTATGGCTATCGGGTCTCACAGGTTGTCTCAGCAAGGTGCTATCACCAAACGTATGACAGCCATTGAAGAAATGGCGGGAATGGATGTCCTTTGCAGTGACAAAACCGGGACACTAACCCTTAATAAATTGAGTGTGGATAAAAACTTGGTTGAGGTTTTCTGCAAGGGTGTGGAGAAAGATCAAGTTCTACTATTTGCAGCTATGGCTTCTAGGGTGGAGAACCAGGACGCTATTGATGCAGCCATGGTTGGAATGCTTGCTGATCCGAAAGAG GCCCGAGCTGGAATCAGAGAGGTTCACTTCCTTCCATTCAACCCTGTGGATAAGAGAACTGCTTTGACTTACATCGACTCTGATGGTAACTGGCACAGAGTCAGCAAAGGTGCTCCCGAGCAG ATCCTTGACCTTGCCAATGCCAGGCCTGACCTTAGGAAGAAGGTACTCTCTTGTATTGACAAGTACGCTGAGCGCGGTCTTAGGTCGTTGGCAGTAGCTCGTCAG GTGGTACccgagaaaacaaaagaaagccCAGGTGGACCATGGGAATTTGTTGGCTTGTTGCCTCTTTTTGACCCTCCAAGACACGACAGTGCCGAAACCATTCGTAGGGCGTTGAATCTAGGTGTTAATGTGAAGATGATCACTG GTGATCAACTTGCTATTGGTAAGGAAACCGGTCGCAGGCTTGGAATGGGAACCAATATGTATCCATCTGCGGCTCTTCTCGGTACCGACAAGGACTCGAACATTGCATCCATCCCTGTTGAGGAGTTGATCGAGAAGGCTGATGGGTTTGCCGGCGTCTTTCCAG AGCACAAATATGAAATTGTGAAAAAGCTGCAGGAGAGGAAGCACATTGTTGGTATGACCGGTGATGGTGTTAATGATGCACCCGCTTTGAAGAAAGCAGATATCGGTATTGCTGTGGCCGATGCTACAGATGCTGCTCGTGGTGCTTCAGATATCGTCCTCACGGAACCTGGGCTGAGTGTCATCATCAGTGCCGTTCTCACTAGCAGAGCTATCTTCCAGAGAATGAAGAACTACACC ATTTATGCAGTCTCAATCACAATCCGTATTGTG TTTGGTTTCATGCTTATTGCTTTGATATGGGAATTTGACTTCTCAGCGTTCATGGTTCTGATTATTGCCATCCTTAATGATG GTACTATCATGACAATCTCAAAGGACAGAGTCAAGCCATCTCCCACACCTGATAGCTGGAAGCTCAAAGAAATTTTCGCCACTGGAATTGTGCTGGGAGGCTACCAAGCCATTATGAGTGTTATTTTCTTCTGGGCTGCTCACAAGACCGACTTTTTCTCG GACAAGTTCGGTGTGAGGTCAATCAGGGACAATAACGATGAACTAATGGGTGCTGTGTATCTACAAGTTAGTATCATCAGTCAAGCTCTAATCTTTGTCACCAGGTCAAGGAGTTGGTCATTTGTCGAACGTCCTGGGGCGCTTCTGATGATTGCATTCGTCATTGCACAACTG GTTGCAACTTTGATCGCAGTGTATGCCGACTGGACATTTGCAAAGGTGAAGGGTATCGGTTGGGGATGGGCAGGTGTGATTTGGATTTACAGTATCGTAACATACTTCCCACAGGACATTTTGAAGTTTGCCATTCGGTATATCTTGAGTGGAAAGGCTTGGGCCAGCTTGTTTGACAACAGG ACCGCTTTCACAACCAAGAAAGATTACGGtattggagaaagagaagctcAATGGGCACAAGCTCAAAGGACATTGCACGGTCTGCAGCCAAAAGAAGATGTTAATATCTTCCCAGAGAAAGGAAGTTACAGAGAGCTGTCTGAGATCGCAGAGCAAGCCAAGAGAAGGGCCGAGATAGCTAG GCTTAGGGAGCTTCACACATTGAAGGGACATGTGGAATCAGTCGCAAAGCTAAAGGGATTGGACATTGATACAGCAGGACATCACTACACTGTGTAG